Proteins from one Palaemon carinicauda isolate YSFRI2023 chromosome 26, ASM3689809v2, whole genome shotgun sequence genomic window:
- the LOC137619846 gene encoding uncharacterized protein — protein sequence MTDMVIQYYLEHSNNMGVMHVQSPMREKFWVVKGKAVARRVLSRCIWCRREHGKVIELLMADLPPDRVESGKLPFYRTGGDLFGPFFVKRGRAHMKHLGVILTCLNMRAIHLEVASNLTSDSFISAFRKFLARRSQVKTVRWDCSTNIVGSWEALKSSYEFLAGNKVCYDFLRCGVEFIFNPPCASYFGGAWERLIGTVRRVLDMVLGIQQFDYEGLCTLFCKVEATVNSRPLTVVTSDSRDPIPLTLNNLLNMGDSHVGCDIAIGSHSKQRWKQVQQMAEQF from the coding sequence AtgacagacatggtgatccagtattatcTTGAGCATTCTAACAatatgggtgtaatgcatgttCAGAGTCCGAtgagggagaaattttgggtaGTTAAGGGCAAAGCAGTAGCGCGGCGCGTGCTGAGCAGATGCATATGGTGTCGCAGGGAACATGGAAAGGTTATCGAGCTACTAATGGCCGATCTACCACCTGATCGTGTGGAGTCGGGGAAACTACCATTTTATCGCACTGGGGGGGACCTTTTTGGGCCATTCTTCGTAAAGCGAGGCAGAGCACATATGAAGCATTTGGGAGTTATACTCACTTGTttgaacatgagggccatacacttggaggtAGCCTCAAATCTCACATCAGACTCGTTCATTAGTGCCTTCAGGAAGTTTTTGGCTCGTCGTAGTCAGGTTAAGACGGTTAGATGGGACTGCAGCACTAATATTGTAGGATCGTGGGAAGCTCTCAAATCCAGTTACGAGTTCTTGGCAGGAAACAAGGTCTGCTATGATTTTCTCCGGTGTGGGGTGGAATTTATTTTCAATCCTCCCTGCGCCTCATATTTTGGAGGAGCATGGGAACGGTTGATAGGTACCGTGAGGAGGGTCCTAGATATGGTCTTGGGGATACAGCAATTCGATTATGAAGGGCTATGCACACTCTTTTGTAaagtggaggcaacggttaacagTAGGCCCCTTACTGTCGTCACCTCAGACAGCAGAGACCCGATTCCACTCACACTAAACAACCTTTTAAACATGGGAGATTCACATGTAGGCTGTGACATTGCAATAGGTAGCCACTCTAAGCAGCGATGGAAGCA